DNA from Herpetosiphonaceae bacterium:
TGGAAGAACATCGGTGCCTGGCCGATGCTGGTAATGCCTTGCGCGCCGCCGGTAATATTGACCGGCTTGTCCAGGTTGTTCGCCAGCAGGCGGATCACCTCGCCGAAGCCGAGCGTCACGATCGCCAGGTAGTCGCCGCGCAGCCGCAGCACCGGCAGGCCGAGCAGCACGCCCGCAATCGCCGCGACGATCACGCCCAGCACCAGGAAGACGAAGAACCAGCCGCCGCCAAGCGGAAAGGTCGCCTCAGCGCCGGGAAAGATATTGAGCGCCTGCCCGGTGCTGAAAATGCCCCATAGATACGCGCCCAGCGCAAAAAACGCAACGTAGCCCAGGTCGAGCAGGCCCGCGAAGCCGACTACGATGTTGAGGCCCAGCGCCAGCGCCACGAAGATCGCCGACTGGGTGACGACATCCAGAAAGCCCTGGTTTTGATTGCCGACGATTGGCATCACCACGCCCAGCACGATGACCCCCAGCACCAGCTTGAGCCAGGACGAAACCGGAAAGTAGTAGATTGCCATCAGCGACGAGAGAAAGACCAGAAAGGCGATCGTCGAGAATGGAAATGCCAGCAGCCATAGACTCGTCAGCAGGACGTAGAGCGTCACGATGATGTACGGCGTGTAGCCCTGGCCCAGCAGCGCCTCCAGCCGCCCTGATGTGCTCTCGTCTGGCTCCTGCGGCGAGGTTCGTCCTGTTGAACTCATCGTCTCCCCCTACACCTTCTGCGCTACCGCCTCGCCGAGCAGGCCCGACGGACGGAAGATCAGGATACCAACCAGAATCAGAAACGCCGCCATGCTGGCATAGTCGGCGCCGCCAAAGTGCCCACGGGTAAAGAGCGACAGATACCCGGCGACGAACGCCTCCAGAAAGCCGAGCACAATCCCGCCGACCATCGCGCCGGTGATGTTGCCGATGCCGCCCAGCACGGCGGCGGTAAACGCCTTCAGGCCGTACAAAAAGCCGACGTACGGGTTGATCGTGCTGTAGCGAATGCCGAAGAGCACGCCCGCCGCGCCGCCCAGCGCACCGCCGATCAAGAAGGTCAGCGCGATGATCAGGTTGACGTTGATGCCCATCAGGCTTGCCGTAGGCCGATCCTGCGCCACGGCGCGAATCGCCTTGCCGAGCTTGGTCGCGTTGACCAGATAGTTCAGGCCGATCAGCATTACCAGCGCCGTCACGATCAGGATCAGCGACTTGCTATCGATCGTCACGTTGAGGTTGCCGCCACCGGCGCGCGCTACCTGAAAGAGCTGATAGCGCTGGTTGAGGCCCAGATCCGGGAATGCCAGGTAGAAGCGGCGCGGCCCTGCGATCAGCCGCACGAGGTCTTGCAGCACCAGCGAAACGCCGATCGCCGAGATCAGCGGCACCAGGCGCGGCGCGTTGCGCAGCGGACGATAGGCTACCCGCTCGATCGACATCGCCAGCGTTCCGCTCACGGCCATGCCCAGCAGCACCGCGATCAGCACAAAGAGCAGCGGCGGTATCGCGGCCAGCAAGCCGTTCGAGGCGAGAAACAGGGCCAGGCCACCGGCCACAAACGCCCCCACCATGAAGATTTCGCCGTGCGCAAAGTTGATAAACTCCAGCACGCCATAGACCATCGTATAGCCCAGCGCGATGGTCGCGTAGAGAAAGCCGAGCACCAGCCCATCAACGATCACGATCGGCAGCAGCAAAAATACGCCGTTCAGCATATTCGGCTGCTCCATGACCCGGCTAAGCACCAAACCAAGCAGCACGACAATAAGGCCCAGGATAACGGCGCTGCCTACAATAAACACAAGAATTTGGCCGATCGGCGCGAATACCTGGCGCAGTGTGTTCCAGGACGACTGTCGCGTGATCATTGGTTTCGATTGCGCTTCTACTGCCATACGCCCTCAAACATCCAACGGTTGATGCCGCGCCGACGCTGCAACGAAATGGTCGACGACAAACGGTTAAATGTTCTGCTTGATTGATGATAGGACAGGAGGGCGAGCTAGCGCCCGTCCTCCTGTTTCGTACGTTGACCGTGCCTACTGTCCTTCTGGCGAGATGTCGATCTTGTTGATGATCTGGTTCGCCTGATCCCACTGTGCCGGATCGCCCGTCTTGACCTCGATCACGAAGTAGGTCGCTGGGACGCGGTCGCCCTTCTCGTTGAAGGTGACGGTGCCGGTCACGCCATCGTATGGGCCGATCTCCTTCATCGCCTCCAGCACCTGCTGGCGCGTCGGGCGGGCGTTGGCCTTCTCGGCGGCCTTGGCAATCGCCAGCACGCACAGCGCGGCGGCGTCGTAGCCCTGCGCTGCAAACGACGGCGTGGCCGCGCTGAACTTGGCCTCGTAGTCCTTGGCAAACTGCGACGCCGCGGGATACTGGCCCACCGGACCGGCGATCGTAATGAAGTTGACGCCGACTGCCGCCTCACCGGCCAGACGCGACAGCTCCGACGAGTCGAGGCCGTCGGTGCCGAGGAAGCGAGCCTCGATGCCCTTCTCGCGCATCTGCTTCAGCAGCGGGCCACCCTCGGAGTAGATGCCGCCCCAGAAGACGGCTTCGGGCTGCGCCGCCAGAATCGGGTTCAGCACCGGGTCGAAGACCGACTTCTCATCGGTGCCCTCGAAGCCAAGCACCTGAACGCCGGCCTTCTCAGCCAGCTGGCGGAAGAAGTCTGCCACGCCCTGGCCGTAGGCCGTCTTGTCGTGCAGGATATACACATTCTTGACCTTCAGCGTCTCGAAGGCGTGCTTGGCGGCCACGGCAGGCTGCACGTCGTCGCGACCGACGACGCGATAGGCCGGATTCGCGCCGAAGTCGTCGGTGATGCGCACGTTGGTGTTGGCCGGCGAGATCATCAGCAGGCTGGCGTTCTTGTAGGTCGGAAGCGCCGCCAGCGCCACGCCTGAGTTCAAGTGACCGGCGACGCACAGGATGTCCTGGTCGGCGGCGATCTGGTTCGCGTTCGACGCGCCAATATCCTCGGTCGCCTGATCGTCGAAGGGCACGAACTGCACCTCCATGCCCACCTTCTTCGACATCTGCTCGACGCCTAGCTCAGAGCCGTTGCGAATACCGGTGCCCAGCGCCGACTGTGGGCCGGAGAGCGGGGTCTGCGACGCGATCTTGATCGTGCCGAGATCCAGGCCCTCGACGTTGGGCAGCTCTGCCGCTGCGCCAGCCGTTGCGGTTTCTGAGGTAGATGGAGAGGCAGCCGCCGACGCTGCGGGCGAGGCCGAGGCCATCGGTGATTCTGCGGGCGAGGCCGAGGCCATCGGTGATTCTGGGGCCGGCGAGGCGGCGCCGGTGGTTGCGGACGGGCTTGCTGTTGTCTGACCACACGCGGCCAGCAGCGATGCCATGAGGACCAGCAGCATGAGCGCTGAAGCAAAACGTTTCATAGGTTTCGTAGCTCCTCGTTTAACACAATCCGATATGTGAACACGGACGCTG
Protein-coding regions in this window:
- a CDS encoding branched-chain amino acid ABC transporter permease, which codes for MAVEAQSKPMITRQSSWNTLRQVFAPIGQILVFIVGSAVILGLIVVLLGLVLSRVMEQPNMLNGVFLLLPIVIVDGLVLGFLYATIALGYTMVYGVLEFINFAHGEIFMVGAFVAGGLALFLASNGLLAAIPPLLFVLIAVLLGMAVSGTLAMSIERVAYRPLRNAPRLVPLISAIGVSLVLQDLVRLIAGPRRFYLAFPDLGLNQRYQLFQVARAGGGNLNVTIDSKSLILIVTALVMLIGLNYLVNATKLGKAIRAVAQDRPTASLMGINVNLIIALTFLIGGALGGAAGVLFGIRYSTINPYVGFLYGLKAFTAAVLGGIGNITGAMVGGIVLGFLEAFVAGYLSLFTRGHFGGADYASMAAFLILVGILIFRPSGLLGEAVAQKV
- a CDS encoding branched-chain amino acid ABC transporter substrate-binding protein, which translates into the protein MKRFASALMLLVLMASLLAACGQTTASPSATTGAASPAPESPMASASPAESPMASASPAASAAASPSTSETATAGAAAELPNVEGLDLGTIKIASQTPLSGPQSALGTGIRNGSELGVEQMSKKVGMEVQFVPFDDQATEDIGASNANQIAADQDILCVAGHLNSGVALAALPTYKNASLLMISPANTNVRITDDFGANPAYRVVGRDDVQPAVAAKHAFETLKVKNVYILHDKTAYGQGVADFFRQLAEKAGVQVLGFEGTDEKSVFDPVLNPILAAQPEAVFWGGIYSEGGPLLKQMREKGIEARFLGTDGLDSSELSRLAGEAAVGVNFITIAGPVGQYPAASQFAKDYEAKFSAATPSFAAQGYDAAALCVLAIAKAAEKANARPTRQQVLEAMKEIGPYDGVTGTVTFNEKGDRVPATYFVIEVKTGDPAQWDQANQIINKIDISPEGQ